The DNA sequence CTTTAATTGGTCATATGCTGTTTTAAGATTAGCTTCTTCGTGCATTGGACCGATTTCCAGTTCAGGCACACCACGATTTAAAATATGGTCTTGAAAAAACGGGTACGATGTTTCTGTTGATAATACATACTCTTCCTTATTGTCAATATTACGTCTTTCAATAAGAGCATGAATCCCACTAGCCATGTCTTTAAGATCTAGAGCGTCAAGAGCGTTTCTCAAAACGGCAAGAAGTATTGTAATTGTGGTCATACGCTGTTGACCGTCTACAAGGCCATACCGCTGGTTCCCCTCTTTGAAAACGACCATTGAACCGATGAAATAATCGGACGGATTATCACGCACAATATCATCCCAAAATTCTTGTATGTGTTCCCGGAGCCATGAGTACGGCCGTTGAAAACGGGGAATCCGATAGTATCCGGAGGAAAGGAGGTTTCGAATATCTTGGTCTGTAGATTCAATCTTCATATAATCCTCTTTTTGATTACCCTATTAGCTTTTTAATTCTTATATAGTTTATCACTTTTCGCGGCGAGCGAGCGGAGCGCTTGCCCGCCGCGTTAGCGACGGGCAAAGGGCGACGCCGCGAGCATAAGATGCAGTATACCGATTTCTTGCAAGGCCGCGGTTGTTGGCGCGGGCCTGGCCGCGTCAGCGGCCAGGGGGGCGCGCGGCCGCGCAGGGGCGGGGATAAAGGCGGCCCGGAGAGCCCCACGAACCGGCCCGCCTATGGCGGGCGGGCGCCGCGACCGCAGGGCGCGGCGGTGGGGCGAACAGCCGCAGCCGAGCCGCCCCCCCTGGCCGGCAACCCTGGCCGGGCTGGGCGGCTGGGCTGCGGCTGCGGAGGGCCGCCATAAGGAACTCCGCTTTATAAAGGAACTCCACCGCAAGTGTATTTGTTTTGCGGTCCGGAAGTTAACATAACAGGGTTATGTTAACCCAAGCCCGCCCGCCTCCTTAAAATCTATCAGGAACGGAGCGGGCGCAGTGGCGAAGCAATACGGCGGGGAAAGGGCAACTTACGATAATATATATATTATCGCTTCTAAGTTGCCCGGTTCCGCGCTTCGCGGAATTCCCCGCCGTATTGCCGCTTCCGGACCGCAAAACAAATACACTTGCGTATAAGCTTGCCCCTTCCTTATTTCTTGCAAGGCCGCAGTCGTTAGCGCGGGCCTTGGCGCCGAAGGCGGCAAGGGGGGCGCGCGGCCGCGCCAGGGGCGGGGCATAAGGTGCGGCCCGGAGGCCCCACGAACTGGCCCGCCTGGCGGGCGAGCGCCACGGCCAGCAGGCCGGGGCGGTGGGGCGAACGGCCAAAGAGCGCAACCTTTCCCGCCTAAAAGCTGGGCGGGAAAGGTTGGGCTACTGGCCGCGTAGGGCCGTTTCATTGTCGTGGGAGGCGGGGGGAGCTGCCCGCTCAGGCGTGGTCGTTGTAAGGAACCGGCCTGGCCTAAGCGAAGCGCAGGTCTGGCCGGCTTTCCTTTTTATGGGGAACTCTACTTCGTGAAGAGCGGCCCCGCGTCCGGCTGCGCCGCCTTTACCGCGCAAGCGGGGAAGGCGGCGCGGCTGGCCGCGAAGGGCCGTTTCCTCAGACCTAAGATGGCTGTAAACGCGCTTTTAAGGCGTTTAGGGGGAAAGGGTCGTTTAGGCCGGGAAAGCGGTGCCAGGCGCTGCCGGCGGCGGTTGTATGGGGGCGTAGATCTGGGGAGCTCAGCGCCGCTTGGCTTTCAGAAGACCCTTGGCCGGGTTGAAGTCCACGTCCGGCCAGGGCGGTACCCAGATGAGCTGGCCGGTCTTGGGGTGCCGGACATGGCGGCCGGGGCGTATCTTCTTGGTGAAAGAGCCGAAGTCTTTAAAATAAACCCGCTCGCCTTTCCGGAGGCTGCCGGCCATCTTCGCCAGGATCGAGTCTATGATCGCGGTGGCGTCCACCAGGGAGAGAAAGAACTCCTTGGCGATCGCCCGGGCAAGCTGGCTCTGGTTCATTTGCGCTTCCGCTTCGTGCCGGCTTCGTGCGCGGCGATCCATTCCAGGATGGTCTTGGAGATCTTCCCCAGGTCGGTGGGGTTGTGTTTGATAACCGAGGCCGCGGTCTGGTCCCAGGTGAGGTCGGTCTTCTTTAAATATTTTTCTATAGCCGCTGCCATATCAGCTTTCATGACGGTGTTGCGCTTGGCTGCTTTAGCCAAGGCGACGGCTTCAACAATGACGGCCTCGACGACAACATCGAAGTCGTCTATAAACTTTTTCACCGCCGACGCCTGGGAGCGCATCTTCTTGGCCGTGGTGATGTAAGCTTTAACTGTGGTGGGCTTAACGATTCCTGTTTTAGCGGCCATGAGCTGCCTCCGTTTCGGGGTGAGTAAGCTTGAATACCATCAGGTCTTTAATAGCCTGGTTCAGGTTCTTCATCTCGTAGATCTTCAGGGCTTCCTCGTTGCCGCCTATGATCGGGACCATGACTACGTCTAGCGTCTCGGTCAACTTGGCGGTGGATATAGATTCGGCTTCGAGGCCGTAGAGCGTCACCTTGCCGTTCTTCTCTTCGACCAGGTACTTCTGGTTCTTGTAGTGCCGCGCTGAAACGTCCGCGAGCCACTTCTTGTTTTTGGCTGCCATGTCGGCACCGGCGCGGATGGGATAGCGGGCCAGCATGATCTGCTCGGGGGTGAGCATGTCAGGGTTGATCAGGTCGTAGACCTTGGTGTTTTTAATCTTGTAGTGATTGAGGTTTTTTATGAAGGCGTCCCGGATTATCCAGCCGGAGGGGTCGTAGTCAACTATGCTGTAGAGGTAGAACGAACGCCTGAGATTTATCTTTGCGGCCGGTGCCGGCAGGCGCAGCATCATGGGCCGGTCCGCCAGGACCTGGCCGGTCTTCACTTTCTTCAGGTCGTCCACGAAGTACTCGACGTTCATCACCGAGGGCTGGCCGCCCAGGGCGATAACGGAAACGTTGTGCTGCTGCTGGAGCTCGGTGAGATAGCCGAAGTGGCCGAGCTTCTCCGAGAAGGGAATGAAGTTGGCGTTTACGCCGACTTTCTTGTTGGCCTCGTTCTCGTCCCGGAAGCCGATATCCTTATAGGTCATGAGCTGGAAGACTCTCACCATGTCGGCAATGTTTTCAGTGAGCTTCTTATACTGGTCGGTGTCTTTGGAAAGCGAGTCCGCCCGGGCGAGCGTGGACTTGATGTACATATACCAGTAGGTGCGGATCAGTTCGTGGAATTCCTTCTCGCCGGCGGCGATGCGCTCCTTCATCTGCCAGACCAGGTTGCGCATGAGCCGGGAGACGTTGACCGGGTAGAGGCTGGCGCCGTCGGGTTTGAAATTCTTTACGAGCCAGTCTTTGTCCTGGTCGTGGATAAGTTCGTCGTAATGGCGGATGCCGGCTTTCCGGAGGCGTTCTCCGAGGGATTTTGTCATAGAAAAGAGTATATAATCAAATATAGCTGTTTAACAACCTTTTTTAGGCTGATATAGGCTAACAGCCTATTTCAAGGGGTGTTTTTAGAGTATCAAAAAGAGGCCAAATAGTGCCCTATTCTAGGTGGGTGATTTGGGGCTTTTGGGGGACCGCTCCCCCTAGTTTTTGCCGCAGCGCTGGCTAAACACTTATTTCAACTTGAAGAACTTCGCAAATGCTTTTAAATCAAGCCCCATCCCTGCAAAAT is a window from the Elusimicrobiota bacterium genome containing:
- a CDS encoding HU family DNA-binding protein, whose protein sequence is MNQSQLARAIAKEFFLSLVDATAIIDSILAKMAGSLRKGERVYFKDFGSFTKKIRPGRHVRHPKTGQLIWVPPWPDVDFNPAKGLLKAKRR